Proteins encoded within one genomic window of Oncorhynchus tshawytscha isolate Ot180627B linkage group LG02, Otsh_v2.0, whole genome shotgun sequence:
- the LOC112263846 gene encoding myosin-10 isoform X2 produces the protein MAQRSGQEDPERYLFVDRAVVCNPATQADWTAKKLVWIPSERHGFEAASIREERGDEAVVELAENSKKAIVNKDDIQKMNPPKFSKVEDMAELTCLNEASVLHNLKDRYYSGLIYTYSGLFCVVINPYKYLPIYSENIIEMYRGKKRHEMPPHIYAISESAYRCMLQDREDQSILCTGESGAGKTENTKKVIQYLAHVASSHKGKKDHSIPPESPKPVKLQAENNHVSGALFYGELERQLLQANPILESFGNAKTVKNDNSSRFGKFIRINFDVTGYIVGANIETYLLEKSRAVRQAKDERTFHIFYQLLCGAGEHLRSDLLLEGFNSYRFLSNGNVTVPGQQDKDNFQETMEAMHIMSFSHDEILAMLKVVSSVLQFGNIVFKKERNSDQASMPENTAAQKLCHLLGLNVMEFTRAILSPRIKVGRDYVQKAQTKEQADFAVEALAKATYERLFRWLVHRINKALDRTKRQGASFIGILDIAGFEIFQLNSFEQLCINYTNEKLQQLFNHTMFVLEQEEYQREGIEWSFIDFGLDLQPCIDLIERPVSIRLANPPGVLALLDEECWFPKATDKTFIDKLVQEQGTHSKFQKPRQLKDKADFCIIHYAGKVDYKADEWLMKNMDPLNDNVATLLNQSTDKFVAELWRDVDRIVGLDQVAGMAETTFGATYKTKKGMFRTVGQLYKESLTKLMATLRNTNPNFVRCIIPNHEKKAGKLEPHLVLDQLRCNGVLEGIRICRQGFPNRIVFQEFRQRYEILTPNAIPKGFMDGKQACERMIRALELDPNLFRIGQSKIFFRTGVLAHLEEERDLKITDIIIYFQSVCRGYLARKAFAKKQQQLSALKVLQRNCAAYLKLRHWQWWRLFTKVKPLLQVTRQEEEMQAKDEELVKVKERQSKVEGELVDMERKHQQLLEEKNILAEQLQAETELFAEAEEMRARLAAKKQELEEILHDLESRVEEEEERNQSMQNEKKKMQTHIQDLEEQLDEEEAARQKLQLEKVTAEAKIKKMEEDILLLEDQNSKFLKEKKLLDDRVAEMTSQLTEEEEKAKNLGKVKNKQEVMMVDLEERLKKEEKTRQELEKAKRKLDAETTDLQDQIAELQAQIEELKIQLAKKEEELQAALSKGDEEAAQKNNALKAVRELQAQLSELQEDLESEKVSRNKAEKVKRDLSEELEALKTELEDTLDTTAAQQELRTKREQEVAELKKAIDEETKNHESQVLEMRQRHSTALEELSENLEQAKRFKSNLEKNKCTLESDNKELVSEVKGLQQAKTESEHKRKKMEAQLQEFMARATEGERAKVELADRTHKLQTELDTVSALLEDAEKKGIKLAKDSAGLESALQDTQELLQEETRQKLNLSSRIRQLEEDKSTLQEQQEEDEEARRNLEKQLATLQAQLFESRKKLDEDLGTLESLEEVKRKLQKDMELTSQRLEEKASAFDKMEKTKTRLQQELDDLMVDLDHQRTIVSNLEKKQKKFDQLLAEEKTISARYAEERDKAEAEAREKETKALSMARALDEALEAKEEFERLNKQLRTEMEDLMSSKDDVGKSVHELEKSKRTLEQQVEEMRTQLEELEDELQATEDGKLRLEVNMQALKAQFDRDLQARDEQNEEKKRTLVKQVREMEAELEDERKQRALAVAAKKKLEMDLKDLEGQIEASNKARDEAIKQLRKLQVQMKDYQRELEEARASRDEIFAQSKENEKKLKGLEAEILQLQEDLAASERARRHAEQERDELADEISNSASGKSALLDEKRRLEARISQLEEELEEEQSNMELLNDRFRKTTMQVDILNTELAGERSAAQKSENARQGMERQNKELKAKLGELEGAVKSKFKAAITALEAKILQLEEQLEQEAKERAAANKIVRRTEKKLKEVVIQVEDERRHADQYKEQMEKANSRMKQLKRQLEEAEEEATRANASRRKLQRELDDATEASEGLTREVNTLKNRLRRGGPISFSSSRSGRSRQLQIDGTSVDNSDDDADSRASDHNDTQASNQTE, from the exons accGAGAGGACCAATCAATTCTCTGCAC AGGTGAATCTGGTGCTGGCAAGACAGAAAACACTAAAAAGGTCATCCAGTACCTTGCACATGTGGCTTCCTCCCATAAAGGAAAAAAAGACCACAGCATTCCT CCAGAGTCGCCTAAACCAGTGAAACTACAG GCGGAAAATAATCACGTC AGTGGAGCCCTGTTCTAT GGTGAATTGGAACGTCAACTCTTACAGGCCAACCCCATCCTGGAGTCCTTCGGCAACGCCAAGACAGTGAAGAATGACAACTCTTCACGATTC GGAAAGTTCATCCGGATCAACTTTGATGTCACCGGATACATCGTCGGGGCCAACATCGAAACTT ATCTACTGGAGAAATCGAGAGCTGTTCGCCAAGCCAAAGACGAGCGCACCTTCCACATCTTCTACCAGCTGCTGTGTGGGGCGGGAGAACATCTCAGGT CGGACCTGCTCCTGGAGGGCTTCAACAGCTACCGCTTCCTGTCCAACGGCAACGTTACCGTCCCTGGTCAGCAGGACAAAGACAACTTCCAGGAGACCATGGAGGCCATGCACATCATGAGCTTCTCCCACGACGAGATCCTGG CCATGCTGAAGGTGGTCTCCTCCGTGCTCCAGTTTGGGAACATCGTCTTCAAGAAGGAGAGGAACTCAGACCAGGCCTCTATGCCTGAGAACACAG cGGCCCAGAAGTTGTGCCACCTGTTGGGGCTGAACGTGATGGAGTTCACCCGGGCCATCCTGTCTCCAAGGATCAAGGTGGGACGAGACTACGTCCAGAAGGCCCAGACCAAAGAACAG gCTGACTTTGCAGTGGAGGCTCTGGCCAAGGCCACATACGAGCGTCTGTTCCGCTGGCTGGTCCACCGCATCAACAAGGCCCTGGACCGTACCAAACGCCAGGGGGCCTCCTTCATCGGCATCCTGGACATCGCTGGCTTTGAGATCTTCCAG CTGAACTCGTTTGAGCAGCTGTGCATCAACTACACCAATGAGAAGCTGCAGCAGCTGTTCAACCACACCATGTTCGTCCTGGAGCAGGAGGAGTACCAGAGGGAGGGCATCGAGTGGAGCTTCATCGACTTCGGCCTGGACCTGCAGCCCTGCATCGACCTCATCGAGAGGCCGGTCAGTATccgttta GCGAACCCTCCTGGTGTGCTGGCTCTGTTGGATGAGGAGTGCTGGTTCCCCAAGGCCACAGACAAGACATTCATCGACAAGCTGGTCCAGGAGCAGGGCACCCACTCCAAGTTCCAGAAGCCCAGACAGCTAAAGGACAAGGCTGACTTCTGCATCATCCACTACGCTGGCAAG gTGGACTACAAGGCAGATGAGTGGCTGATGAAGAACATGGACCCCCTGAATGACAACGTGGCCACGCTGCTCAACCAGTCCACTGACAAGTTTGTGGCCGAGCTCTGGAGAGACG TGGACCGCATCGTGGGCTTGGACCAGGTGGCGGGCATGGCGGAGACGACGTTCGGAGCCACCTACAAGACCAAGAAGGGCATGTTCCGCACGGTGGGCCAGCTCTACAAGGAGTCCCTCACCAAGCTCATGGccaccttgaggaacaccaacccCAACTTTGTCCGCTGTATTATCCCCAACCACGAGAAGAAG GCTGGTAAGCTGGAGCCCCACCTGGTTCTGGACCAGCTGAGGTGTAATGGAGTTCTGGAGGGGATCCGTATCTGCAGACAAGGCTTCCCCAACCGCATCGTCTTCCAGGAGTTCAGACAGAG GTATGAGATCCTGACCCCTAATGCCATCCCCAAGGGCTTCATGGACGGGAAACAGGCCTGCGAAAGGATG ATCCGAGCGTTGGAACTGGACCCCAACCTGTTCCGTATCGGCCAGAGTAAGATCTTCTTCAGGACCGGAGTCCTGGCtcacctggaggaggagagagacctgaagatcactgacatcatcatcTACTTCCAGTCTGTCTGCCGCGGCTACCTGGCACGCAA GGCGTTTGCTaagaagcagcagcagctgaGTGCTCTGAAGGTCCTCCAGAGGAACTGTGCTGCCTACCTCAAGCTGCGCCACTGGCAGTGGTGGAGACTCTTCACCAAG GTGAAGCCTCTGCTCCAGGTGACCCggcaggaggaggagatgcaGGCCAAAGACGAGGAGCTGGTCAaggtgaaggagagacagagcaagGTGGAGGGGGAGCTGGTGGATATGGAGAGGAAACACCAACAG CTCCTAGAGGAGAAGAACATCCTTGCAGAGCAGTTGCAGGCGGAGACGGAGCTGTTTGCCGAGgcggaggagatgagggcccgcCTGGCCGCTAAGAAGCAGGAGCTGGAGGAGATCCTCCACGACCTGGAGTCcagagtggaggaggaagaggagaggaaccagAGCATGCAGAACGAGAAGAAGAAGATGCAGACCCACATCCAG GATCTAGAGGAGCAGTTAGATGAGGAGGAGGCAGCCAGGCAGAAGCTGCAGCTGGAGAAGGTGACGGCCGAGGCCAAGATCAAGAAGATGGAGGAGGACATTCTACTGCTGGAGGACCAGAACTCCAAGTTCCTCAAG GAGAAGAAGCTGCTGGACGACCGTGTGGCCGAGATGACCTCCCAGctgacggaggaggaggagaaggccaAGAACCTGGGAAAGGTCAAGAACAAGCAGGAGGTGATGATGGTCGACCTGGAAG AGCGcctgaagaaggaggagaagactcGTCAGGAGCTGGAGAAGGCCAAGAGGAAGCTAGACGCTGAGACCACGGACCTCCAGGACCAGATAGCTGAGCTGCAGGCCCAGATAGAGGAGCTCAAGATCCAGCTGGCCaagaaggaggaggagctacaggcTGCTCTGTCCAA gggTGATGAAGAGGCGGCCCAGAAGAACAACGCTCTGAAAGCTGTGCGGGAGCTGCAGGCCCAGCTGTCAGAGCTGCAGGAGGACCTGGAGTCAGAGAAGGTGTCCAGGAACAAGGCAGAGAAAGTCAAGAGGGACCTCAGTGAGGAGCTGGAGGCTCTGAAGACTGAGCTGGAGGACACTCTGGATACCACCGCTGCCCAGCAGGAGCTCAG gaCCAAGCGAGAGCAGGAGGTGGCTGAGCTGAAGAAGGCCATCGACGAGGAGACCAAGAACCACGAGTCTCAGGTCctggagatgagacagagacactCCACCGCCCTGGAGGAGCTGTCTGAGAATTTGGAGCAGGCCAAGAGG TTCAAGTCCAACCTGGAGAAGAACAAGTGTACCCTGGAGAGTGACAACAAGGAGCTGGTGAGCGAGGTGAAGGGGCTTCAGCAGGCCAAGACAGAGTCAGAACACAAGAGGAAGAAGATGGAGGCTCAGCTGCAGGAGTTCATGGCCCGAgccactgagggagagagggctaaAGTGGAACTGGCCGACCGCACACACAAACTTCAG ACGGAGCTGGACACTGTCTCCGCCCTGCTGGAGGACGCTGAGAAGAAGGGAATCAAGCTGGCCAAGGATTCAGCCGGCCTGGAGAGTGCGTTACAGGACACACAG gaGCTGCTCCAGGAGGAGACTCGTCAGAAGCTGAACCTGAGCTCTCGTATCCGTCAGCTGGAGGAAGACAAGAGCACCctgcaggagcagcaggaggaggacgaggaggccCGCAGGAACCTGGAGAAACAACTGGCCACGCTGCAGGCTCAG CTGTTTGAGTCGAGGAAGAAGCTGGATGAGGACTTGGGGACCCTGGAGTCTCTGGAGGAGGTGAAGAGGAAGCTGCAGAAGGACATGGAGCTGACCAGCCAGCGGCTGGAGGAGAAAGCCTCCGCCTTCGACAAGATGGAGAAGACCAAGACCCGCCTGCAGCAGGAGCTGGACGACCTCATGGTGGACCTGGACCACCAGAGGACCATCGTCTCCAACCtggagaagaagcagaagaagttTGACCAG CTCCTGGCTGAAGAGAAGACCATCTCTGCCCGCTATGCTGAGGAGCGTGACAAGGCCGAGGCTGAGGCCAGGGAGAAGGAGACCAAGGCTCTGTCTATGGCCCGGGCTCTGGATGAGGCCCTGGAAGCCAAGGAGGAGTTTGAGAGGCTCAACAAGCAGCTGAGGACTGAGATGGAGGACCTGATGAGCTCAAAGGACGACGTGGGCAAGAGC GTCCATGAGCTGGAGAAGTCGAAGCGCACCCTGGAGCAGcaggtggaggagatgaggacccagctggaggagctggaggacGAGCTGCAGGCCACGGAGGACGGCAAGCTGCGTCTGGAGGTCAACATGCAGGCCTTGAAGGCCCAGTTCGACAGGGACCTGCAGGCCAGAGACGAACAGAacgaggagaagaagaggacgCTGGTCAAACAG GTTCGTGAGATGGAGGCAGAGCTGGAGGATGAGAGGAAGCAGAGAGCCCTGGCTGTGGCAGCTAAGAAGAAGCTGGAGATGGACCTCAAGGACCTGGAGGGGCAAATAGAAGCATCCAACAAGGCCAGAGATGAAGCCATCAAACAGCTCAGAAAACTACAG GTCCAGATGAAGGACTaccagagggagctggaggaggccAGAGCATCCCGTGATGAGATCTTTGCACAGTCTAAAGAAAACGAGAAGAAACTAAAGGGCCTGGAAGCTGAGATCCTACAGCTGCAGGAGGACCTGGCGGCTTCAGAGAGGGCCCGTAGACACGCTGAGCAGGAGAGAGACGAGCTGGCCGACGAGATCTCAAATAGCGCCTCTGGAAA GTCGGCCCTGCTAGATGAGAAGAGAAGGCTGGAGGCCCGCATCTCGCAGCTGGAGGAGGAACTAGAGGAGGAACAGAGCAACATGGAGCTGCTCAATGACCGCTTCCGCAAGACCACCATGCAG GTGGACATCCTGAACACTGAGCTGGCTGGGGAGCGTAGCGCGGCCCAGAAGAGTGAGAACGCCCGTCAAGGAATGGAGAGGCAGAACAAGGAGCTGAAGGCCAAGCTGGGAGAGCTGGAGGGGGCAGTCAAGTCCAAGTTCAAGGCTGCCATCACCGCCCTGGAGGCCAAGATACTGCAGCTGGAGGAGCAACTGGAGCAGGAGGCCAA GGAGAGGGCAGCAGCCAATAAGATCGTCCGACGCACAGAGAAGAAGCTGAAAGAGGTGGTGATTCAGGTGGAGGACGAGCGTCGCCATGCCGACCAGTACAAGGAGCAG ATGGAGAAGGCCAACTCTCGAATGAAGCAGCTGAAGCGTCAgctggaggaggctgaggaggaggcTACCAGGGCCAACGCCTCCCGTAGGAAACTACAGAGGGAGCTGGACGACGCCACCGAGGCCAGCGAGGGCCTGACCCGCGAGGTCAACACACTCAAGAACCGCCTCAG GCGTGGAGGCCCCATCAGCTTCTCGTCTAGCCGTTCAGGCCGCAGCCGGCAGCTCCAGATTGACGGAACCTCGGTGGACAATTCTGACGACGACGCTGACAGCCGCGCCAGCGACCACAACGACACGCAAGCCTCCAACCAGACCGAATAG